A window of the Acidobacteriota bacterium genome harbors these coding sequences:
- the def gene encoding peptide deformylase, whose amino-acid sequence MALLPIRIFPDPVLRVKCPPVERFDEELQQLVKDMTQTMHEAPGVGLAAPQVGIEQRLALVDLSVGEDPEQLFVFVNPVILEEDGKDTAVEGCLSIPNITDKVTRPYRIKVAAQNLEGEAFEMEAEDWLARAICHEVDHLDGVLFVDYLRGLRRERVKRQLKKLSRQPQEVSR is encoded by the coding sequence ATGGCCTTGCTGCCCATCCGCATCTTTCCCGACCCGGTGCTCCGGGTGAAGTGCCCGCCGGTGGAGCGCTTCGATGAAGAGCTCCAGCAGCTGGTGAAGGACATGACCCAGACCATGCACGAAGCCCCAGGGGTCGGCCTGGCGGCGCCTCAGGTGGGCATCGAGCAGCGGCTGGCGCTGGTGGATTTGTCGGTGGGGGAGGATCCGGAGCAACTCTTCGTCTTCGTCAATCCGGTGATCTTGGAGGAGGATGGGAAGGACACGGCGGTGGAAGGCTGCCTGTCCATCCCCAACATCACCGACAAGGTGACCCGCCCCTACCGCATCAAGGTCGCCGCCCAGAATCTCGAGGGAGAAGCCTTCGAGATGGAGGCGGAGGATTGGCTGGCTCGCGCCATCTGCCACGAAGTCGACCACCTCGACGGTGTGCTCTTCGTCGATTATTTGCGCGGCCTGCGCCGAGAGCGAGTCAAGCGTCAGCTCAAGAAGCTCAGTCGTCAGCCCCAGGAGGTGTCCCGTTGA